One Peromyscus leucopus breed LL Stock chromosome 14, UCI_PerLeu_2.1, whole genome shotgun sequence genomic window carries:
- the LOC114703093 gene encoding 60S ribosomal protein L32-like produces the protein MAALQPLVKPKIDKKRTKKFIWYQSEQYAKIKRNWREPRDIDNRVQRRVKGQILMPNSGYGSNKRTKHSGFRKFPVPNVKELEVTNLAVLTLFTFPPGTKSHRRKNSTAPSARLHSGEEE, from the coding sequence ATGGCTGCCCTCCAGCCTCTGGTGAAACCCAAGATAGACAAAAAGAGGACCAAGAAATTCATCTGGTACCAGTCAGAGCAATATGCCAAAATTAAGCGAAACTGGCGGGAACCCAGAGATATTGACAACAGGGTGCAAAGAAGAGTCAAGGGCCAGATCCTAATGCCCAACAGTGGTTATGGGAGCAACAAGAGAACTAAACACAGTGGCTTCCGGAAGTTTCCGGTCCCCAATGTCAAGGAGTTGGAAGTCACAAACCTTGCTGTACTGACTTTGTTCACGTTTCCTCCAGGAACTAAAAGCCATCGTAGGAAGAACAGCACAGCTCCAAGTGCCAGGCTACACAGTGgagaagaggagtag